Proteins found in one Bacillus sp. BGMRC 2118 genomic segment:
- a CDS encoding sigma-70 family RNA polymerase sigma factor has protein sequence MEAIVNSPLPTEVSINEIMEVYYKDVYLLAYSFVKDQQIAEDIAQDVFIKCYKYLNSYRGEAPIKSWICTITVNTAKDYLRKKKVNVFTYSKQILEELLSTESAEVVFEKNNEKDVLLQKVLALPFKYREVIILHYFYDLKISEVGTMLELKENTVKTRLSRGRDLLKKQLKREGGYFGR, from the coding sequence ATGGAAGCTATAGTGAATAGTCCTTTACCAACAGAAGTATCTATTAATGAAATTATGGAAGTCTATTATAAGGATGTTTACCTTTTAGCCTATTCGTTTGTCAAAGACCAACAAATAGCAGAAGATATCGCGCAAGATGTCTTTATCAAATGCTACAAATATTTAAATTCCTATCGTGGGGAAGCACCGATAAAATCCTGGATATGTACCATTACAGTAAACACAGCCAAAGATTACTTAAGAAAGAAAAAAGTAAATGTTTTTACTTACTCTAAACAAATTTTAGAAGAATTACTGAGTACTGAAAGTGCAGAGGTGGTCTTTGAAAAGAATAATGAAAAGGATGTCCTCTTACAAAAAGTATTAGCACTTCCATTCAAATATCGAGAGGTTATCATTCTTCATTATTTCTATGATTTAAAAATTAGTGAAGTAGGGACAATGTTAGAACTGAAAGAGAATACAGTTAAGACGAGACTATCAAGAGGAAGAGATTTACTGAAAAAACAATTAAAACGAGAGGGTGGGTATTTTGGACGATAA